The sequence ttttttaacaaatttttttaactatatattcctttttatttattttaactaAATTTTTcccatatattcttttttatttcatcaaatttttttaagtatatattccttttttttttttttaattattttctcataaagttttttctcattttttattttatttgaccaaatttttttaactatatattcctttttttttttttaattattttctcATACAGTATgttctcattttttattttattttaagtgaatttttttttttgtgtatatttcttttacatAACATTTCtcattcttttattttaactgaattttttttttgtattctgtttttctaataaagtatgttctcatttttttattttaatttaatttttttttgtgtatattttttttacataacatttctcattttttttactttaactgaatttttttttgtgtattttttttttcataaaatttctcttatttttattttaattaaatttttatttacttatttatttattaaaaaatttctcattttttatttatattttgaaatttttctgaaattattttatctcttttttattttttatttatatttttaaaatttttctgaaatgttttttttcatctatatatatatttctttttttctttcaacaaatttattcccatatatttattatttcatcaaATATATTCCAATATAtaccttatatatatatatatctattttctattttcttactatatttcaatatataaatacatatatataaaacacatatatatccACATATAAAAACCCACAcatacacacatatacaAAAAACACACATACAACCACACATATAACTCTTACCTtcaaataaaacaataaagCAATAGAACCCAACACAAAACTTATCCCCACAGGGGGAAGGGTAGATGTCACCAGGTTATTGGGGGTTTTACCACTAGATGGGGGGGTTATTGGTGATTGGGGGTTTTTTTGTCCACCGTTTGATCCTGGGTCTTGCGGGTTTGATGGTGACGTGTTACTACTTGATGATGATGAACCATCACTGGAGGGCTCAATGAATTTTATGAGTTTATCCCAAAGTTTTGTTGCCACAGCTTTTCCAGCTCCTATTCCAGTTCCTAATCCAATTACTGTAGTTGGAACACCATACTCCAATCCTTTAGAAATTATATCTGGAGCAGTTTCAATAGCTCCTAATGTTCCAATATACCCTCCAATACCAGCAATAGCCGCAGGAGCcaaaacataattttttattagatCCAACCAATTATCAGAATTAGGAGTATTAGAAGCAGGAAGACTAGCATCAGGATCAGCTTTTGATGTTGCTCCCGCCTGACCATTATCAACAACTTTACCACTAGGTGAGGTACTCGATGAAGTCCCCTGTGAAGACGAGGAACTGGTTTGAGACGTATCAACCTGTGAAGACTGTGGTTGACCCGCAGCACCAGGATCAGCTGGGGGCCCACTAGGTGAGGCAGGAGTAACTTGAATGCCACCTTGTCCTCCTCCTGGATTTATTTTAGTAACTGTTCCTCCTTGACAAAGTCCCCCATCCCCCTGCTTCCCAGCATCAAGTCCGTGAACACAATTTTGAGCAGGTTTTGGTGATGTCTTTGATGATCCTGATCGTCCCTGTCCAGGTCCCACTCCAGGTACTTTTCCCGGTTGTTGCGAATTGTGTGACCCCTGATCCTTTGGTTTTTGTGCCGCCGGCGTACAAACACACTGGTCATTAAATTTATGTGGGTAATTTCTAAACGCATAATCAGTATCTTTACCACCActatttttatcaaaatttttttgttctttacaTTCACTTATGAATCCTTCTTGTTTCAAATACCCACCAGCAGTAGCATAAGTGGTGTCACCAGTATGTGGTTTTAGGTATGTGACCACGGGATCTTCTTGTGTAGATTTGGTAGTGGCACCACTTATTTGGTTGTATAATTTTTggtatttttctttttgttggTTCCACTGATTTTCCCATTTTTGTATTTCCGTTTTATATGCTTGGCACTTCTGTTTACAATTGTCACAATTCTTACATGTTACACTACCACCAGCACCATTAACGACACTACAGTTACTGCACTGTGTCTGTACGTCCGTATAGTGTTTTTTCTGTGTGACACAATAGTGTTCCCCCCATTCGGTCATCCAGCGGAGGAATTGGGGTCGAGCCACAAACGTGGGTAAATCTACGCCACTGGGATCACTAAAATTCACTTTATCGTAGTTGTTTTTGTCGTTGTTTTTTAAAGCCTCGCGTATACCTGTGTCCACAGTACTACCATTGTATGATAGTGAACATACCATAGCTTCCCAAACTTCCGACTCAACACTTTTCCACCAGGATGAGGGGTCTTGTTGGGGGGGTTGGACACTTGGTTTAAGAATTTTATCTATTTTTGTTCTTGCCTTCTGCACATCACCAATTTTATTACCTATATCTTTTCCTGTTATTAAATCTTTAAAATCACCTAACGTGTAGAACATCATTCGTAAAAAATCAGGAGGAATTgttcctttttttaattcctcATTTGGTTTGCggttttctttttctttatcctTTTTGTATTGTTcccataaaaaatatgtttctaGTGAAGCAGATTTGATAACAGCTTCTTTCAATTCATCTGGTGAagttatattttgtatttgaCTAAGTTCTGTTAAATACTTTATGCACATTTTTTGTCTTCTAGGAGGCATACACTCACCTTTTCCAGATACTGGACTGTTCCTTGTTCCACCACAATCCCAGTTTACTTTATCTTTTGAATTGCAAGGGTTTTTTCCATTTcctatatttatgtttttattgtCCCTAATATATTGATCAATTTTACACTCCGATGCCGCTGGTGCTTGTGGTTTTTGTTGGCTACACGGACATTTGTCTTTCACTATATCTGGTGTTTCCTCCAAAGATTTGGGGGTATCATCAGTGGCAGACAACGACACATCACTCATACAATTACAATCATTGGTACCACTAGGTTTACTATTTTGACACGCTGTTTTTAACGATTTGTCCAAATATTCTCGAGCATTTTGTGACGTTGATGCCACAGGATGGGTAGTGTATTGTTTTTTTGTGGTATCAtcatcaaatttttttttctgatcATCATATTGTTTCTTCCATCCTTCaataaatgttttataatGATCACATGCTGTTTTACACGTGGAACAATCCTTACATTGTCCATTACCTACACAGTTACTACAAGCGGTTTCCAATTTCTCCTTTTCCACGTGGTGTTTTTTACAGTAGTCTTCCCCCCCATTCGGCAAACCATCTCAAAAACTGCAAGTGGTTGCCACTAGGGCGATCGGTACCAAGGGGGTATTCGGTCTCACTAGGTATAGTGGTACACTTTGCTAGGTCGTCAACACTAGGTTTAGGTTTAGTACCACTAGGACTTCCTTCATCtctactttttttatatccacATTTCATTGCTTCCCAAACACATTGTTGGTTTTGTGTCCACCAGGTTTGACGTTCCTGACTACCAGGTTTAGCACCTTTTTGATCATATACTTTTTCAAAAATTCCACTCAAATTTTTTTCGGTACCTTTATCTGGTGGTTCTAAATTATCAGTTCCTAATATTGTATCTCTTAAATCAAGAAAACTATATTTTAAAGCATTACAAGGTAAAACgtcataattatatttttttgcttcttcttcttttccttctttgttttttttatctttataatattctcCTAAATTAAATCCTTCAATTGCAGCTAGTTTTATCAAATGTTCGAACAATTTATCTTGATCTTTAACATCATTAACAGAACCATCAAGTCctttaaaacatattttttgttttctagggggtatatatacattttcagATAAATCTTTGCTCAAATGGTTATAATCTCCCTTAGTGTTGTCCCATTTGATTTTACCCTCTTCagctgtttttttttaatccttTACAATTATCGTTACCtgaaatgtttttatatttgtccTCCtgttcaatatattttttgtacaAATTTTCACTTCCTTCATCACACTTTTCATCACAAAAcaaaaagatatttttatttgtagtAGAATTAGTCCCACCTTTATTTTGAATTTTATCTAAAACATCTTTTGTTAATTCTTCTATACATTTCTTACATTTTCCTCTGTATGGTTTATATTGATCgtcttttttcttaaaaacaTTATTAAGATCTGCATGTTCACATACCTTTGCGTAGTGTTCTATAAATTCATTAGGTTTTTTGCttgtttttttcatatattccACGATTTTTTCCCTTACTATTTTTGTATTcctctttatatttatctttttgtCCATTCCACTCATTTTTTTAGTTAGTAACCATTTATGATATTTTGCACATTCTTTCTGACATGGGGGACAGGTGGCACCATTACATATACTGTTacattgtttttttatacatatattgtCCAACTGCGTCATATAGTGTTGTTTCTGTTCACAAAAGTTTTCGCCCCATTCGATGAACCAACGCAAAAACTGCAAGTGGTTGTcactatatatatgtgttaccACAATATATGTGTAGTACcactatatatatgtgttaccACTATATGTTTATACCactatatatgtatatatatatatattttgtgggtagttatttttaatattttatgttacgttatataataattaattatttttattttatttttggtaTACATAGACATTTCATAATGTAAT comes from Plasmodium sp. gorilla clade G2 genome assembly, contig: PADLG01_00_43, whole genome shotgun sequence and encodes:
- a CDS encoding erythrocyte membrane protein 1, PfEMP1, putative, with the translated sequence MTQLDNICIKKQCNSICNGATCPPCQKECAKYHKWLLTKKMSGMDKKINIKRNTKIVREKIVEYMKKTSKKPNEFIEHYAKVCEHADLNNVFKKKDDQYKPYRGKCKKCIEELTKDVLDKIQNKGGTNSTTNKNIFLFCDEKCDEGSENLYKKYIEQEDKYKNISDLSENVYIPPRKQKICFKGLDGSVNDVKDQDKLFEHLIKLAAIEGFNLGEYYKDKKNKEGKEEEAKKYNYDVLPCNALKYSFLDLRDTILGTDNLEPPDKGTEKNLSGIFEKVYDQKGAKPGSQERQTWWTQNQQCVWEAMKCGYKKSRDEGSPSGTKPKPSVDDLAKCTTIPSETEYPLGTDRPSNGQCKDCSTCKTACDHYKTFIEGWKKQYDDQKKKFDDDTTKKQYTTHPVASTSQNAREYLDKSLKTACQNSKPSGTNDCNCMSDVSLSATDDTPKSLEETPDIVKDKCPCSQQKPQAPAASECKIDQYIRDNKNINIGNGKNPCNSKDKVNWDCGGTRNSPVSGKGECMPPRRQKMCIKYLTELSQIQNITSPDELKEAVIKSASLETYFLWEQYKKDKEKENRKPNEELKKGTIPPDFLRMMFYTLGDFKDLITGKDIGNKIGDVQKARTKIDKILKPSVQPPQQDPSSWWKSVESEVWEAMVCSLSYNGSTVDTGIREALKNNDKNNYDKVNFSDPSGVDLPTFVARPQFLRWMTEWGEHYCVTQKKHYTDVQTQCSNCSVVNGAGGSVTCKNCDNCKQKCQAYKTEIQKWENQWNQQKEKYQKLYNQISGATTKSTQEDPVVTYLKPHTGDTTYATAGGYLKQEGFISECKEQKNFDKNSGGKDTDYAFRNYPHKFNDQCVCTPAAQKPKDQGSHNSQQPGKVPGVGPGQGRSGSSKTSPKPAQNCVHGLDAGKQGDGGLCQGGTVTKINPGGGQGGIQVTPASPSGPPADPGAAGQPQSSQVDTSQTSSSSSQGTSSSTSPSGKVVDNGQAGATSKADPDASLPASNTPNSDNWLDLIKNYVLAPAAIAGIGGYIGTLGAIETAPDIISKGLEYGVPTTVIGLGTGIGAGKAVATKLWDKLIKFIEPSSDGSSSSSSNTSPSNPQDPGSNGGQKNPQSPITPPSSGKTPNNLVTSTLPPVGISFVLGSIALLFYLK